Proteins encoded within one genomic window of Flavobacterium sp. NG2:
- a CDS encoding LacI family DNA-binding transcriptional regulator, whose product MGKKVTFKEVAELAGVSTQTVSRVTNGGERVDPETLKRVQDAIDKLGYVPNKGAQLLVRKQTKIFGVLSLEISMEGASSIVEGIRLESKKEGYSISIVVSEHEEEKIEEAIRELKSQQVQAIIINRPVTKELAEKIVEKHKQIPFLFIDVPTDTNVNQVSADHYDGAKKVVNLLLSQGRHRFALLNGPSDSCAAKQRTLAWEQEILKANATIVNQEEGDWSAKSGYYGTTKLLLQPHKFDALLVANDQMALGALRACQEQKRDVPQQIAVTGFDDTLNSAYFNPPLTTIRQDFFEIGKQAVQIILGQLSNDNDQISKQLIKVELIERQSTMIVEKDVDSVQKIEGLLQEIQKLLPGVS is encoded by the coding sequence ATGGGTAAAAAAGTAACTTTTAAAGAAGTAGCAGAATTAGCGGGTGTTTCGACTCAAACGGTTTCTAGGGTTACCAATGGTGGTGAGCGTGTGGATCCTGAAACCTTAAAAAGGGTACAGGATGCTATCGATAAATTAGGCTATGTTCCTAATAAAGGAGCACAATTACTTGTTCGTAAACAAACAAAAATATTTGGTGTGCTTTCACTTGAAATCTCCATGGAAGGTGCTTCGAGTATTGTAGAAGGAATCAGGTTGGAGAGTAAAAAAGAAGGTTATTCTATCTCGATTGTGGTATCTGAGCATGAAGAAGAAAAAATAGAAGAAGCGATTAGGGAATTGAAGTCACAACAAGTACAGGCAATCATTATAAACCGTCCAGTGACTAAAGAGCTCGCAGAGAAGATTGTGGAGAAGCACAAGCAAATTCCTTTTTTGTTTATTGATGTTCCCACGGATACAAATGTGAATCAAGTGTCAGCAGATCATTATGATGGCGCTAAGAAAGTGGTGAATTTGTTGTTATCGCAAGGACGTCATCGTTTTGCATTATTAAACGGTCCATCCGATTCTTGTGCGGCAAAACAAAGAACATTAGCTTGGGAACAGGAGATATTGAAAGCTAATGCTACAATTGTAAATCAGGAAGAAGGAGATTGGAGTGCTAAGAGTGGTTATTATGGAACTACAAAGTTGTTGTTGCAACCGCATAAATTTGATGCTTTGTTAGTGGCGAATGACCAGATGGCGCTGGGAGCTTTGCGTGCTTGTCAAGAACAAAAAAGAGATGTACCTCAACAAATAGCAGTAACAGGTTTTGATGACACCTTGAATAGTGCTTATTTTAATCCGCCTTTGACAACTATTCGTCAAGATTTTTTTGAAATTGGTAAACAAGCGGTTCAAATCATATTGGGGCAGTTGAGTAATGATAATGACCAAATTTCAAAACAACTAATTAAGGTAGAATTAATAGAAAGGCAGAGTACAATGATTGTTGAAAAAGATGTTGACTCTGTTCAGAAAATAGAAGGTTTGCTTCAGGAAATACAGAAGTTATTGCCAGGAGTGTCCTAA
- a CDS encoding putative quinol monooxygenase, with translation MSKQLTIIARILAKDEKRDLVKAELQKLIESTRAEEGCINYDLHQDNDNKNLFLFHENWESRESWQKHMNNPKLAEYLKATDGAVEEFTINEMTPIS, from the coding sequence ATGAGTAAACAATTGACTATCATTGCCAGAATTCTAGCCAAAGACGAAAAAAGAGATTTAGTCAAAGCCGAGCTACAAAAGCTTATCGAATCCACTAGAGCCGAAGAAGGCTGTATCAACTATGACCTTCACCAAGACAATGACAATAAAAATTTGTTTTTATTTCATGAAAATTGGGAAAGTCGTGAGTCATGGCAAAAACATATGAATAACCCAAAACTTGCCGAATACCTAAAAGCAACGGATGGTGCTGTCGAAGAATTTACAATAAACGAAATGACCCCTATTTCCTAA
- a CDS encoding AraC family transcriptional regulator, producing MQVLEVYRPFEIQEIELTEWKQRPVKNNFFELVLVNEGQGTQCINYNHYPYSKGSIFLLPPLKCHSFDIQSPSKFVFLKFTDAIFKNSHRFAIDRNEWFKESAYILSNYNQLPGDIIKSDLDRQHLERLVAIILQESRNGDESISLIVSLMMSVLEILIRNIKKGSFNEVSSTNTDERITKMLTYINDNIHKSEQLKIENLASVFAMSPTYVSEFFRKQINMPLREYIIKAKLKLVEIRLLNSDFTLTQIADDLDFTDVSHLSKTFKKYTGKSIRDFKKDGEYMLLKRAVCKV from the coding sequence ATGCAAGTATTAGAAGTTTATAGACCTTTTGAAATACAAGAAATTGAATTAACCGAATGGAAACAACGTCCCGTCAAAAACAATTTCTTTGAGTTGGTATTAGTCAATGAAGGACAAGGAACACAATGTATTAATTACAACCATTATCCTTATAGTAAAGGAAGTATCTTCTTGTTGCCTCCTTTAAAGTGTCATTCTTTCGATATTCAATCGCCATCGAAATTTGTTTTTTTAAAATTTACGGACGCTATTTTTAAGAACTCCCATCGTTTTGCAATTGATAGAAATGAATGGTTTAAAGAATCAGCTTATATCCTTTCTAATTACAATCAGTTACCTGGTGATATCATCAAAAGCGATCTTGACAGACAGCATTTAGAACGTTTAGTGGCTATAATTTTGCAAGAATCACGCAACGGTGACGAATCGATTAGTTTGATAGTTAGTTTAATGATGAGCGTTTTGGAAATCTTAATTCGAAATATAAAAAAAGGAAGTTTCAATGAGGTTTCTTCAACCAATACGGATGAACGCATCACTAAAATGCTGACCTATATCAACGATAATATCCACAAATCGGAGCAGTTAAAAATTGAAAATCTAGCCAGTGTTTTCGCTATGTCGCCTACTTATGTGAGTGAGTTTTTTAGAAAACAAATCAATATGCCTTTGCGTGAATACATCATCAAGGCTAAACTCAAATTGGTTGAAATCAGACTTTTAAATTCGGATTTTACCTTAACTCAAATTGCAGATGATTTGGATTTTACAGATGTAAGTCATCTATCCAAAACCTTCAAGAAATATACAGGAAAGTCCATTCGAGACTTTAAGAAAGATGGGGAGTATATGCTGTTAAAGAGAGCTGTGTGTAAAGTTTAA
- a CDS encoding SDR family NAD(P)-dependent oxidoreductase, translating to MKNILITGSTDGLGKLTALKLAKEGHTVHIHGRSDAKVTAILSEIKALSGNDKSKGYVADFSDLEAVSRMAVQINTEIPVIDVLINNAGVFKSKTSVNKDGLDIRMVVNYLAPYLLTNAILPVLKKSDNPRIINLSSAAQAPVSETVLTGKEQVSESETYAQSKLALTTWSFELAQIEKNIVVIAVNPGSLLNTKMAIEAYGQHWSPAEKGMNILFELAISETYKDSSGIYFDNDKGEDKGHISTAHPDAYNTSKIKSLITLTKSLVAKY from the coding sequence ATGAAAAACATACTCATCACTGGAAGCACGGACGGTCTAGGAAAACTAACTGCACTAAAACTGGCAAAAGAAGGACATACCGTTCATATTCATGGGCGAAGTGATGCGAAAGTAACAGCTATCCTATCCGAAATAAAAGCACTTTCTGGAAATGATAAGAGCAAAGGATATGTAGCTGATTTCTCGGACTTAGAAGCAGTTTCAAGAATGGCTGTACAAATCAATACCGAAATCCCTGTTATTGATGTATTAATCAATAATGCTGGTGTTTTCAAGAGCAAAACAAGCGTCAACAAAGACGGTTTAGATATTCGGATGGTAGTCAATTATTTAGCTCCTTATTTGTTGACCAATGCTATTTTACCCGTATTGAAAAAATCTGACAATCCAAGAATTATTAACTTAAGTTCAGCAGCACAAGCACCCGTATCAGAAACGGTTTTAACGGGAAAAGAACAAGTTTCAGAAAGTGAAACCTATGCACAAAGCAAATTAGCGCTTACGACCTGGAGTTTTGAATTGGCACAAATAGAAAAGAACATTGTTGTTATAGCCGTAAACCCAGGGTCATTGTTAAATACTAAAATGGCGATAGAAGCCTATGGCCAACATTGGTCACCAGCTGAAAAAGGAATGAATATCTTATTTGAATTAGCTATCAGCGAAACGTACAAGGATAGTTCTGGAATTTATTTTGATAATGACAAGGGTGAAGACAAAGGACATATTTCGACCGCTCATCCTGATGCTTATAATACTTCAAAAATTAAAAGCTTGATAACATTAACTAAAAGTCTTGTTGCCAAATATTAA
- a CDS encoding NAD(P)H-dependent oxidoreductase codes for MDITKEQIITAFQSRHATKEFDATKTISSENIEYILETAHLSPSSFGFEPWHFIVVQDKELRELLKPVAWGAPLKLDTASHFVLGLSMKASMTKWDSEYIMHMMKDVKQLPEDVIEIYSKFYREFQERDFALDTDKKLFDWASKQTYIALGNMMTSAALIGIDSCPIEGFHQEKAEALLKEKFGVDTDKYGLSYMVAFGYRKEEPAFAKSRRNKEEIVSWK; via the coding sequence ATGGATATTACAAAAGAACAAATCATTACCGCTTTTCAATCTAGACATGCTACTAAAGAATTTGATGCTACTAAAACAATCAGTAGCGAGAACATAGAATACATTCTAGAAACAGCTCATTTATCACCAAGTTCATTTGGATTCGAACCTTGGCATTTTATTGTTGTACAAGACAAAGAATTAAGAGAATTATTGAAACCCGTAGCATGGGGAGCTCCTTTGAAACTAGACACAGCTAGTCACTTTGTTTTAGGATTAAGCATGAAAGCCTCTATGACTAAATGGGATTCTGAATACATTATGCATATGATGAAAGACGTCAAACAATTGCCTGAGGATGTGATCGAAATCTATTCAAAATTTTACAGAGAATTCCAAGAGCGTGATTTTGCATTGGATACTGATAAAAAATTATTTGATTGGGCTTCTAAGCAAACGTATATTGCTTTAGGAAACATGATGACATCGGCTGCTTTAATTGGAATTGATAGCTGTCCTATTGAAGGGTTTCATCAAGAAAAAGCAGAAGCTTTACTAAAAGAAAAGTTTGGAGTCGATACAGACAAATATGGCCTTTCGTATATGGTTGCTTTTGGGTATAGAAAAGAAGAGCCTGCTTTTGCTAAATCTAGAAGAAATAAAGAAGAGATTGTTAGTTGGAAATAA
- a CDS encoding alpha/beta hydrolase family protein, with product MKQEGIYIGAEGKPAGYDIEYTPNQKQPLLVFCHGFNGFKDWGAFHLMAHYFAQNGFQFVKFNFSHNGTSPEHPMDFVDLEAFGNNNFEKEIYDIGAVLEQLKKEDFATCLDFEKVFLIGHSKGGATALAYSLAHQEIVSCATLAGVLDPLSRYGKVNDKQWKEKGVKYVVNGRTNQKMPMYYQLAENTQKIKEQLDIRNLLKADKRKFLFLQGAKDPAVPVTEVNLVKNLSNCTVAVFEEANHVFGASHPYESAELPNDLKEALSQILKFFQSL from the coding sequence ATGAAACAAGAAGGAATATACATAGGCGCCGAAGGAAAACCAGCAGGGTATGACATTGAATATACTCCAAATCAAAAACAACCTCTACTTGTTTTTTGCCATGGTTTTAATGGTTTTAAAGATTGGGGTGCTTTTCATTTAATGGCACATTATTTTGCGCAAAACGGATTCCAATTTGTGAAATTTAATTTTTCGCATAACGGAACTTCTCCTGAGCATCCTATGGATTTTGTGGACTTAGAGGCCTTTGGGAATAACAATTTTGAAAAAGAAATCTACGATATTGGTGCTGTATTAGAACAACTCAAAAAAGAAGATTTTGCAACTTGCTTGGATTTTGAAAAAGTATTTTTGATAGGACATTCTAAAGGAGGAGCAACGGCATTAGCCTACAGTTTAGCGCATCAAGAGATTGTTTCCTGTGCAACCTTAGCGGGAGTTTTGGATCCTCTAAGCCGTTACGGAAAAGTAAATGACAAACAATGGAAGGAAAAAGGTGTGAAATACGTCGTTAACGGAAGAACGAATCAAAAAATGCCGATGTATTATCAACTGGCGGAAAACACTCAAAAAATAAAAGAGCAATTGGACATCAGAAACTTACTGAAAGCTGATAAACGAAAATTTTTATTTCTCCAAGGAGCTAAAGATCCAGCGGTTCCTGTAACGGAAGTTAATCTAGTTAAAAACCTATCTAATTGTACGGTTGCTGTTTTTGAAGAAGCCAACCATGTTTTTGGGGCTTCACATCCTTATGAAAGTGCTGAATTGCCTAATGATTTAAAAGAGGCATTGAGTCAGATTTTAAAATTCTTTCAGTCGCTGTGA
- a CDS encoding type II toxin-antitoxin system RelE/ParE family toxin, translated as MESISKPVYWTARAIKDLEKVTRFNAMLFNFTKAIQIATEIRQSTEILEQKPFKEIGAIDEDFVHLKYEYRKLIHHHCKITYREGKPKFTSIEFSIQDNDLLKTNNINSGVSL; from the coding sequence TTGGAAAGCATAAGCAAACCTGTTTATTGGACCGCTAGGGCTATAAAAGACTTAGAAAAAGTTACCCGATTTAATGCAATGCTTTTCAACTTCACTAAAGCAATTCAAATTGCAACAGAAATAAGACAAAGCACCGAAATCTTAGAACAAAAGCCATTCAAGGAAATAGGAGCCATTGATGAAGATTTTGTACATCTTAAATATGAATATCGTAAATTGATTCATCATCATTGCAAAATAACCTATAGAGAAGGTAAACCAAAATTTACATCAATAGAGTTTTCGATACAAGACAACGACCTTCTAAAAACAAATAATATAAATTCTGGGGTTTCACTTTAA
- a CDS encoding ATP-binding protein produces MESINLNYYKEFFNKSNEIFVVYDSQFNLIEVNNAALETFKVSREYIYGQNISVLLPSFSVGSKFFEILSKVLNTGESVVIEDYVAHPKIGALDLTIKIFKLNDGIGLIITNESEKVILEDELQTFSYKSSHDLRHPIINILGLLNVITEKDGIDSNNVVNHIRLEAQKLDKILLNLIYINSIRYVKTQYEKIDLESLVQETIKCLSHLPNFQQIKFEVESNFQNDFYSDNLIVSNVLLNIIDNAIRFQKNSLNSKSIKIVLSSNSKNAKIIIKDNGIGIDEKHLKNLFKIFYKANNSNSGSGIGLFATRKCVTKLNGLIRVNSSLNRGTVVTLVIPNNEKKLKAKIPAIRLVS; encoded by the coding sequence ATGGAATCAATAAATTTGAATTATTACAAAGAGTTTTTTAATAAATCCAATGAGATTTTTGTCGTTTATGACAGTCAATTTAATTTGATTGAAGTTAATAATGCAGCGCTTGAAACTTTCAAAGTGAGTAGAGAGTATATTTATGGGCAAAATATTAGTGTTTTATTGCCAAGCTTTTCTGTTGGAAGTAAGTTTTTCGAAATATTGTCAAAGGTATTAAATACGGGAGAAAGTGTCGTTATTGAAGATTATGTTGCTCATCCAAAAATTGGTGCTTTAGATTTAACGATTAAGATTTTTAAATTAAATGACGGAATTGGTCTTATCATTACAAATGAATCTGAAAAAGTAATTCTAGAAGATGAATTACAAACATTTTCATATAAAAGTTCACATGATTTAAGGCATCCAATAATTAACATTTTGGGTCTTTTAAATGTTATCACCGAAAAGGATGGAATAGATAGTAATAATGTAGTAAATCATATTCGTTTGGAGGCTCAAAAATTAGATAAAATACTTTTGAATCTTATCTATATTAATTCCATTCGATACGTGAAAACACAATATGAAAAAATTGATTTAGAGTCTTTAGTTCAAGAAACAATAAAATGCCTAAGTCATTTGCCTAATTTTCAGCAAATTAAGTTTGAGGTTGAAAGTAATTTTCAAAATGATTTTTATTCCGATAATTTGATTGTGAGTAATGTACTTTTAAACATAATTGATAATGCGATACGATTTCAAAAAAATAGTTTAAATTCCAAAAGTATTAAGATAGTATTGTCGTCAAATTCAAAAAATGCGAAAATTATAATAAAAGATAATGGAATAGGAATTGATGAAAAACACTTAAAGAATTTATTTAAGATTTTTTATAAAGCTAATAATTCAAATTCGGGTTCAGGTATTGGCTTGTTTGCTACTAGAAAGTGTGTGACGAAATTGAACGGTCTGATTAGGGTTAATAGTAGCTTAAACAGAGGAACAGTAGTCACACTTGTGATTCCAAATAATGAGAAAAAATTAAAAGCAAAAATACCTGCTATCCGTTTAGTGAGTTAA
- the uvrA gene encoding excinuclease ABC subunit UvrA — MQVDLSTLDPKKNIIIKGAQVHNLKNVDVAIPRNKLVVITGLSGSGKSSLAFDTLYAEGQRRYVESLSSYARQFLGRLDKPKVEYIKGIAPAIAIEQKVNTTNARSTVGTSTEIYDYIKLLYARIGRTYSPVSGTEVKKNTVTDVINDVKNLEPDSKWLLLAPIHLEEGRALEHKLNALLQQGFARILVNNEMVRLDEIDQHSLDNKDILLIVDRIVVKDEEEFYNRLADAVQTAFFEGKGICYLQELKTDKRLSYSNNFELDGITFLEPNVHLFSFNNPYGACPVCEGYGNIIGIDADLVVPNTSLSIYENAIFPWRGDSMSWYRDQLVNSAYKFDFPIHKPFFELSDEQKELIWIGNSHFEGLNDFFKELEAKNYKIQNRVMLSRYRGKTKCTACKGKRLRIEASYVKINNKTVSELVDLPIQHLVDFFKNLTLDKYEQQIAKRLLIEINNRLSFLTEVGLSYLTLNRNSSTLSGGESQRINLATSLGSSLVGSMYILDEPSIGLHPKDSERLIKVLLSLRDLGNTVIVVEHDEDIMKAADMIIDIGPEAGTFGGNLVAQGTYDEILKSTSLTAKYLNGALEIEVPKKRRSFKNFIEIIGARENNLQNINVKFPLDVLSVITGVSGSGKSTLVKKILFPAMQKKLDNAGEKAGQFTEIKGSFSHIKHIEYVDQNPIGRSSRSNPVTYIKAYDDIRDLFAKEKLSKIRGYLPKHFSFNVDAGRCETCSGEGTINVEMVFMADVSLPCETCNGKRFKKEILEVQFEGKSIHDILTLTIDDAVAFFEKNKQAKITQKLKPLQDVGLGYVQLGQSSSTLSGGEAQRIKLASFLVKGATKDKALFVFDEPTTGLHFHDIKKLMASFDALIDKGHSILVIEHNLDLIKCADWIIDLGPEGGENGGQLLAEGTPEEIVKSKKSVTAMYLKEKL; from the coding sequence ATGCAAGTTGACTTATCTACTCTGGATCCAAAGAAAAACATCATTATCAAAGGCGCACAAGTACATAATTTAAAAAATGTAGATGTTGCCATTCCTCGTAATAAATTAGTTGTAATTACTGGACTTTCGGGTTCGGGGAAATCGAGTTTGGCTTTTGATACTTTGTATGCCGAAGGACAACGCCGTTATGTTGAAAGTTTATCATCCTATGCACGTCAATTTTTGGGTCGATTGGACAAACCTAAAGTAGAATACATCAAAGGAATTGCACCTGCTATCGCTATCGAGCAAAAGGTAAACACGACTAATGCTCGGTCAACTGTAGGAACCTCAACAGAGATTTACGATTACATCAAATTATTATATGCCAGAATAGGACGAACCTATTCGCCTGTTTCAGGAACAGAAGTCAAAAAAAACACCGTTACCGATGTTATTAATGATGTCAAAAACTTGGAACCAGACAGCAAATGGTTGCTGCTCGCCCCTATTCATCTTGAAGAAGGAAGAGCTTTAGAGCATAAACTCAATGCTTTATTACAGCAAGGTTTTGCTCGTATATTAGTCAATAACGAAATGGTTCGCTTGGACGAAATTGACCAGCATTCATTAGACAATAAAGACATTCTATTAATTGTTGACCGAATTGTAGTCAAAGACGAAGAAGAATTCTACAATCGTCTTGCTGATGCCGTTCAAACCGCTTTTTTTGAAGGAAAAGGCATTTGTTACTTACAAGAACTCAAAACCGATAAACGTTTATCCTATTCCAATAATTTTGAATTAGATGGCATTACGTTCCTAGAGCCAAATGTGCATTTATTCAGCTTTAACAATCCTTACGGAGCTTGTCCTGTGTGCGAAGGTTACGGAAACATCATTGGTATTGATGCTGATTTGGTTGTGCCTAATACTTCTTTATCCATTTATGAAAATGCTATTTTCCCTTGGCGTGGCGACAGTATGAGTTGGTATCGTGACCAATTAGTCAACAGTGCTTACAAATTTGATTTCCCTATTCACAAACCTTTCTTTGAGCTCTCAGACGAACAAAAAGAACTGATTTGGATAGGAAACAGCCACTTTGAAGGATTAAACGACTTTTTCAAAGAATTAGAAGCTAAAAATTATAAAATACAAAACCGTGTGATGCTTTCCCGTTACCGCGGAAAAACCAAATGTACCGCCTGTAAAGGAAAGCGTTTGCGTATCGAAGCATCATACGTAAAAATCAATAATAAAACGGTATCCGAATTGGTTGATTTACCGATTCAACATCTGGTTGATTTTTTCAAAAACTTAACTTTAGACAAATACGAACAGCAAATCGCCAAGCGTTTGCTCATCGAAATCAACAACCGCCTGTCATTCTTGACCGAAGTAGGTTTGAGTTATTTGACTTTAAACAGAAACTCATCGACCCTTTCAGGAGGAGAATCGCAACGCATCAACTTGGCAACTTCATTAGGAAGTAGTTTGGTAGGTTCTATGTATATTTTGGACGAACCTAGTATTGGCTTACACCCAAAAGATTCGGAGCGATTGATCAAAGTTTTGCTATCCTTACGTGATTTAGGTAACACCGTAATCGTCGTAGAACACGACGAAGACATCATGAAAGCGGCCGATATGATTATCGACATCGGTCCTGAAGCTGGAACTTTTGGAGGAAATCTAGTAGCGCAAGGTACTTATGACGAAATCCTAAAATCAACTTCGCTTACCGCTAAATACCTCAATGGAGCACTCGAAATCGAAGTTCCTAAAAAACGACGTTCTTTTAAGAATTTTATCGAAATTATAGGTGCTCGCGAGAACAACCTGCAAAACATCAATGTCAAATTTCCGCTCGATGTGTTGAGTGTAATCACAGGTGTTTCTGGAAGTGGAAAAAGTACGTTGGTCAAAAAAATATTGTTTCCAGCCATGCAAAAAAAGCTGGACAACGCAGGTGAAAAAGCGGGTCAGTTTACCGAAATCAAAGGCTCTTTCTCCCACATCAAGCATATAGAATATGTAGATCAAAACCCTATTGGGCGTAGTTCCCGTTCGAATCCTGTGACGTATATCAAGGCCTATGACGATATCCGAGATTTATTTGCCAAAGAAAAACTATCCAAAATACGTGGGTATTTGCCTAAACATTTCTCATTTAACGTTGATGCGGGTCGTTGCGAAACTTGTAGCGGTGAAGGAACCATCAATGTCGAAATGGTCTTTATGGCCGATGTGTCATTGCCATGTGAAACTTGTAATGGCAAACGCTTCAAAAAAGAGATTCTCGAAGTCCAATTTGAAGGCAAAAGCATCCACGATATTCTAACACTAACCATTGATGATGCGGTCGCTTTTTTCGAAAAAAACAAGCAAGCCAAAATCACCCAAAAGCTAAAACCCCTTCAAGACGTAGGTCTGGGCTATGTGCAATTGGGACAGTCCTCCTCTACTCTTTCAGGTGGGGAGGCGCAGCGCATCAAGTTGGCATCCTTCCTAGTTAAAGGTGCCACTAAGGACAAAGCCTTATTTGTCTTCGATGAACCCACAACTGGATTGCATTTCCACGATATCAAGAAACTCATGGCTTCCTTTGATGCTTTGATCGATAAAGGACATTCGATTCTAGTCATTGAGCACAACCTCGACCTCATCAAATGTGCCGATTGGATCATCGACCTCGGTCCTGAAGGTGGCGAAAACGGAGGACAACTCCTAGCCGAAGGAACTCCCGAAGAGATAGTAAAAAGCAAAAAATCAGTGACAGCGATGTATTTGAAGGAGAAATTATAG